Proteins encoded together in one Ictidomys tridecemlineatus isolate mIctTri1 chromosome 3, mIctTri1.hap1, whole genome shotgun sequence window:
- the Ccdc92b gene encoding coiled-coil domain-containing 92B — MDTMSLEHQIQSVQRHISFLKKEQMALLRDLHLEILRLQKRCSELTHDLEMREAQSHQQEEASRELESKCRALESQLAARTAANAELRREVAQREVLVSALRCSLRAEERRFLEELRRRSHRATVLGTELQKHTEAAAYLSCQLHAARQRLQAPRPGPGAAAEPRPRRRAQRARRPPEAATKGPSRDWASWDRAAGPLDDVDPMPDPALFLYARRPPRPGARGPRQPPPQEPQEPPDQGGQQPRPCQSPPAASSAPGAPE, encoded by the exons ATGGATACCATGTCCCTGGAGCATCAGATTCAGAGCGTGCAGCGACACATCAGCTTCCTGAAAAAGGAACAGATGGCACTACTTCGAGACCTGCACCTGGAAATTCTGAGGCTGCAGAAACGCTGCTCAG AACTGACCCATGACCTGGAAATGAGAGAAGCCCAATCTCACCAGCAAG AGGAGGCGTCCCGGGAGCTGGAGAGCAAGTGCCGCGCGCTGGAGTCGCAGCTGGCGGCACGGACCGCCGCCAACGCAGAGCTGCGGCGGGAGGTGGCGCAGCGCGAAGTTCTGGTGTCCGCGCTGCGGTGCAGCCTGCGCGCGGAGGAGCGCCgcttcctggaggagctgcgtcGCCGCAGCCACCGCGCCACGGTGCTGGGCACCGAGCTGCAGAAGCACACTGAAGCGGCCGCCTACCTCTCCTGCCAGCTGCACGCCGCGCGCCAGAGACTACAGGCCCCGCGCCCGGGCCCCGGCGCTGCTGCGGAACCCCGGCCCCGCCGGCGCGCTCAAAGGGCCCGCCGCCCGCCGGAGGCCGCCACCAAGGGCCCCAGCCGGGACTGGGCCTCCTGGGACCGCGCAGCTGGACCCCTGGACGACGTCGACCCCATGCCAGACCCCGCGCTCTTCCTCTACGCCCGGAGGCCCCCGCGGCCCGGCGCCCGCGGCCCACGCCAGCCGCCGCCACAGGAGCCACAGGAGCCTCCAGACCAAGGTGGCCAGCAACCCAGGCCCTGCCAGAGCCCGCCCGCCGCATCCAGCGCGCCCGGGGCCCCGGAGTAG